A single window of Pseudophryne corroboree isolate aPseCor3 chromosome 5, aPseCor3.hap2, whole genome shotgun sequence DNA harbors:
- the LOC134929661 gene encoding putative nuclease HARBI1, translating to MEPFTDTVWMFMIQAAVVTQEDRTGEEGNQSIAPGGEVERVSIPRPRNYRCRRVLADFSEKDVIKNFRLSSRSIHMLYDLMEPDLEPRVPTNHAVSGMSKLLAALHYFASGTFQPVLSQTVGFSQPTLSRILTQVSTAFRKLTTHFIHFPSTVSEWREVKLDFFEKSRFPNVLGAIDCTHVAIAPPRQMEECFRNRKSFHSLNVQMVCDAKLKITNLFVGFPGSAHDSFILSQSSVFRDFEDCNMPDGWLLGDGGYPNKSWLLTPLSNPDSDAEHMYQKAHITSRGVIERTFGVLKSRFRCLDRSGGTLLYSPDKVCNIVNACCILHNICVANRYPENIDPGVWQDSDICTESLEGMNDRGDTRQTLIDGFFTEECA from the exons ATGGAGCCATTCACTGATACAGTTTGGATGTTCATGATCCAGGCTGCTGTTGTGACACAGGAGGACAGGACAGGTGAGGAAGGTAATCAGTCAATTGCTCCAGGTGGTGAGGTAGAGCGCGTTTCAATTCCACGCCCACGTAACTATCGTTGTAGGCGTGTGCTGGCAGACTTCTCCGAGAAGGATGTGATTAAGAACTTTCGCTTATCCTCTCGTTCAATCCATATGCTGTATGACTTGATGGAGCCGGACCTTGAACCACGGGTGCCCACTAATCACGCAGTCAGTGGTATGTCTAAACTGCTGGCTGCATTACATTATTTTGCGTCTGGCACTTTCCAGCCAGTTTTGTCCCAAACAGTCGGTTTTTCACAGCCCACATTGTCGCGTATTTTAACTCAGGTCAGTACGGCTTTCCGTAAATTAACGACCCATTTTATTCATTTTCCAAGCACTGTCAGCGAATGGAGGGAGGTCAAATTGGATTTTTTTGAGAAATCAcgctttcccaatgttctgggcgcgatagATTGCACTCATGTGGCGATCGCACCACCAAGGCAAATGGAAGAGTGTTTTCGTAATAGAAAATCTTTCCATTCCTTGAATGTTCAGATGGTGTGTGATGCCAAATTGAAAATAACCAATCTTTTTGTGGGCTTCCCTGGGTCGGCCCACGATTCTTTTATTTTGAGCCAGTCATCTGTCTTTCGTGATTTTGAAGATTGCAACATGCCGGATGGGTGGCTGTTgg GTGATGGTGGATACCCTAACAAGAGTTGGCTTcttaccccattgtccaatcccgaTAGTGATGCTGAGCATATGTACCAAAAAGCGCACATTACATCGAGGGGTGTAATTGAAAGGACCTTCGGTGTGCTTAAATCCCGGTTTCGCTGTTTAGACAGGTCCGGGGGTACGCTGTTATATTCTCCGGATAAAGTTTGCAATATAGTTAATGCTTGTTGCATTTTACATAATATTTGTGTTGCAAACCGTTATCCGGAGAATATAGATCCAGGTGTTTGGCAGGATTCGGACATTTGCACAGAATCACTTGAGGGTATGAATGATAGAGGTGATACTCGTCAAACACTAATTGATGGATTCTTTACTG aaGAATGTGCTTGA
- the LOC134929662 gene encoding uncharacterized protein LOC134929662: MSREKRQRPIPSPVSSNPGSDEEWQPEPRQSSGSMHHQQTQGNNEDTDTSEAEVPAPSKSKKNKAIRSARFNNAENDALIDGVNTFYDKLLGHRSAKTHPSEKMKIWRKIADNVTAVSGVVREVDVCKKRYSDCRRCTKKKMAKEHNYKKGTGGGPPLDITWLPWEEKIKQRMNPAMVQGLPASIDSSISRPAISTDIRESMERHQGPLTSGTAHRHSRPSVSSQSQSGIKERTCQEGRPSKKIRTAEVEERAKSNHPKQTMMTSMVSSIHTEEDPSETHRPRQVQVSGSGSRQATASKSSKGQGESQLLRKLAEKMASAAGTSTKKTSKTPAGRLTMSQLTSEDVRRHDKAVKNVQADPTPVNLIRKKCKEKLTPSHILEISSAAILAKTQDPQPTAEESQFQVLEDIRTGLSTGTTERVNDIARQMENRQETFRVTVDHRLLKMDETLGRFSEYLRDVTTSTSAVLQGIESKIGTMIIALNKLVDNTSCQGNSLQIMQTSHSQTAANTSLIATQLQTMNTIMLKMLAALSQGQHHPAIQESSQTFPGLGQEGQLHGLDSGDVHPQMPTCPSPAPPDSATTPGPYTQQQKPDESHC; the protein is encoded by the exons ATGTCACGTGAAAAGAGACAGAGGCCAATCCCTTCTCCAGTGTCTTCAAATCCTGGTAGTGATGAGGAGTGGCAGCCTGAGCCAAGACAGAGTTCAGGGTCTATGCATCATCAACAGACACAG GGAAATAATGAGGATACTGACACCTCTGAGGCTGAGGTACCTGCTCCTTCGAAATCTAAAAAAAATAAGGCTATCCGATCTGCCAGATTTAACAATGCAGAGAATGATGCATTAATCGATGGTGTGAACACATTTTATGACAAGCTTTTAGGTCATCGCTCTGCTAAAACTCATCCGAGTGAAAAGATGAAAATTTGGCGGAAAATTGCAGATAATGTTACTGCAGTTTCTGGTGTAGTCAGAGAAGTAGATGTTTGTAAAAAAAGATACAGTGATTGCAGGAGATGCACCAAGAAAAAAATGGCTAAAGAGCATAATTATAAAAAAGGTACAGGTGGAGGACCGCCATTGGACATAACTTGGCTGCCCTGGGAAGAAAAAATCAAGCAGAGAATGAATCCGGCTATGGTTCAAGGCTTGCCAGCAAGCATAGATAGCAGCATTTCCAGGCCTGCTATAAGCACAG ATATAAGAGAATCGATGGAAAGACATCAAGGTCCATTAACGAGTGGTACTGCTCACAGACACTCTCGGCCTTCAGTCTCAAGTCAGTCACAAA GTGGAATTAAAGAAAGAACTTGTCAAGAAGGAAGACCAAGCAAAAAAATACGCACTGCAGAAGTTGAAGAAAGGGCAAAATCCAATCACCCTAAACAAACCATGATGACATCAATGGTCAGCAGTATACACACTGAAGAAG ATCCCAGTGAAACTCATCGACCAAGACAAGTTCAGGTATCTGGTAGCGGGAGTAGACAAGCCACAGCTTCAAAGTCTTCAAAAGGACAAG GAGAATCACAGCTTTTAAGGAAACTTGCTGAAAAAATGGCATCAGCAGCTGGAACATCTACCAAAAAGACAAGTAAAACTCCTG CAGGTAGATTGACCATGAGTCAACTGACAAGTGAGGATGTGAGAAGACATGACAAAGCCGTAAAAAACGTCCAAGCAGATCCAACTCCAGTGAATTTAATTCgtaaaaaatgtaaagaaaaattaaCACCCTCACATATTCTGGAAATCAGCTCCGCTGCCATATTGGCGAAAACCCAGGACCCACAGCCCACTGCAGAAG aaaGTCAATTTCAAGTGTTGGAGGATATACGGACAGGTCTATCAACAGGGACTACTGAACGTGTGAATGACATTGCGAGACAAATGGAGAACAGACAAGAAACATTTCGTGTAACTGTAGATCACCGTCTCCTAAAGATGGATGAAACACTGGGACGTTTCTCTGAATATCTAAGAGACGTGACAACCTCCACCTCTGCCGTGTTACAGGGCATAGAGTCCAAAATAGGTACCATGATTATTGCCTTAAACAAACTTGTGGACAACACTTCGTGCCAGGGAAACAGCCTACAAATCATGCAGACAAGCCATAGCCAAACTGCAGCAAATACATCTCTAATAGCTACACAACTCCAAACTATGAATACTATTATGTTGAAGATGTTGGCTGCTTTGAGTCAGGGACAACACCATCCTGCCATTCAAGAATCATCTCAAACATTTCCAGGTTTAGGACAAGAGGGACAATTACATGGATTGGACTCTGGTGATGTCCATCCGCAAATGCCAACATGTCCTAGTCCTGCTCCTCCTGATAGTGCAACCACACCAGGACCATACACGCAACAACAAAAACCAGATGAATCACATTGTTAA